A genomic stretch from Tachyglossus aculeatus isolate mTacAcu1 chromosome 19, mTacAcu1.pri, whole genome shotgun sequence includes:
- the SERTAD4 gene encoding SERTA domain-containing protein 4 — translation MTLVLSMNRFCDPIVSEGAAEIAEYQTLWESDCYSSTSPSVPIQAPLQGDRGACQSLAGSHYRGISNPITASKITYFKRKYVEEEDFHPPLSSCSHKTISIFEERAHILYMSLEKLKFIDDPEVYLRRSVLINNLMKRIHGEIIMQNNWCFSACSFSGASTQEWFMAQDCPYRKRLRMAKEECEKLHTCCFYQECGSHYLNLPFSVNANMGNSSASSSSSSSSSSSSSSSSSSSSSSSSSSCSSPPMSLPSCSHQEDYALSSMPLYRSEDQIPANEIFITNARSAGVQEKAKLNEKESDDTERDGMAVSREPSRGDLALECKSKFYDYFETGCNEKSNVSESWKKSLRKKDSLPSNKLCCSKASKI, via the exons ATGACTCTGGTTCTGTCCATGAATAGATTCTGCGATCCCATTGTTTCTGAAGGAGCCGCTGAAATTGCCGAGTACCAGACACTATGGGAGTCGGACTGCTACAGCAGCACCAGTCCCTCCGTTCCCATTCAGGCTCCtctgcagggagacagaggagcctGCCAATCTCTGGCAG GATCACATTACAGGGGAATTTCAAATCCTATAACAGCATCCAAGATCACATACTTTAAGAGGAAATATGTGGAAGAAGAGGATTTTCACCCTCCACTCAGCAGCTGCAGCCATAAA ACCATCTCTATTTTTGAGGAGCGGGCCCACATACTGTACATGTCCTTGGAAAAGCTGAAGTTTATCGATGACCCCGAAGTATACCTCCGGAGATCTGTCCTCATAAACAATTTAATGAAAAGAATCCATGGAGAAATTATCATGCAGAATAACTGGTGCTTTTCGGCCTGTTCATTCAGTGGGGCCTCCACACAAGAGTGGTTCATGGCTCAAGACTGTCCCTACAGGAAACGCCTCCGGATGGCAAAAGAGGAGTGTGAAAAGCTTCATACTTGCTGCTTTTATCAAGAATGTGGCAGTCACTACCTAAATTTGCCCTTCTCTGTAAATGCTAACATGGGAAATtcttccgcctcctcctcctcctcttcctcctcgtcctcctcctcttcctcctcctcctcctcctcttcttcctcctcttcttcctcctgttcttctCCCCCTATGTCTTTGCCAAGCTGTTCCCATCAGGAGGATTATGCCCTGAGCAGTATGCCCCTTTACAGGAGTGAAGACCAGATACCTGCTAACGAAATATTCATTACTAATGCCAGGTCTGCCGGTGTTCAGGAAAAGGCCAAATTAAACGAAAAGGAAAGTGATGATACAGAGCGAGATGGCATGGCCGTAAGCCGTGAACCTTCGAGAGGCGATCTTGCTCTTGAATGTAAAAGCAAATTTTATGATTATTTTGAGACTGGTTGTAATGAAAAGAGCAATGTAAGCGAGTCTTGGAAGAAGTCCTTACGGAAAAAGGACTCTTTACCAAGTAATAAACTGTGCTGCAGCAAAGCAAGTAAAATATGA